The DNA window GTCGTGTCTCTGACAGTTTCGGTGTCCGAAACCGACACCAacacttgtgattacgtttattttgttcattttttcaaattattaccgatGTCGACATATCAGTGTCGGTGTGGTGTGTCTGGTGTCTGTGCTTCATAGGTTTTCTTACCCCCTAAAGTATTGAAGATTATGGTTTTGCTTGAGTATACAAGTTTAGAAAGAGTGGAATTTATCTGTATATACGTTGATGTTGGTTGGTGTTTAATTTGTAAAATTTTTGAACCAGGGAGTCCATCCATCAATTAGGGGAGAAGTTTGGGAATTTCTACTTGGCTGCTACGACCCGAAGAGTACATTTGACGAAAGAGATCAAATAAGACAACGTCGAAGGTAATCAGTTTTCCATTTGTTTATTGTTCcaatgttttgaaaaacaaaccgGACATTGAATTGGTGAGATCTCTGAGTCATGGTTCCACTGCTTTAAATCATTTGAACCAGGACAAAACTTCATTTGAACTGCTCAACTCACCAAACCATTGACAGTACCGGTTCACAACTTAACTGGTTGAGGTTGAACCGTTCGGTTCGGTTTAGTTTTTAGATCTAAGAAACCATTACTTAAAtttcacttttatgtttatgatttCAGGAGGCAATATGCTACATGGAAAGAAGAATGTCGCCAATTGTTTCCTCTTGTTGGAAGTGGTAGATTTATCACTTCACCTGTAATTACCGATGATGGCCAGCCGATTCCAGATCCATTGGTTTTGCCAGAAACCAATACAGCCAATGGATTAACTGTACTTCCTCAAGATGATAATAGGCTTTCAAGTATAAATTCTGCAAATAATTTAGAAAATGTGACAGACAAGAAACTGATCCAGTGGATGTTAACTCTCCATCAAATCGGTGTGTGAATTTTGTGTTGTGCAATATTATATTTCTGAAATTTTATGGTAATTAATTATTATGCATATATGTAACACATTTCAGGTCTTGATGTGGTTCGCACCGATAGGACAATGGTTTTTTATGAGAAGCAAGAAAACTTGTCAAAGCTGTGGGATATTCTTGTAGTTTATGCTTGGATAGATAAAGAAGTTGGGTACGGTCAAGGTAGTTTTTGCATGACATCTTGCAAAATTGCAACAAATAACAAAGTTTGAAACACTATGCAACTTCTCTAAGCTTCCCGTTTTAACATTTCATAATCCTTATCAGGAATGAGTGACCTATGCTCCCCAATGATAATTCTTCTTGATGACGAAGCAGACGCATTTTGGTGCTTTGAGCGTCTGATGCGCAGACTTGTAAACATCTTATCTCTATGCtctcttttatcttttatttctttttggacCATTTATGACTTATGCTTGATGATACAAATTGTTAATAGTTTTTCATACATTCAGCTTTTTCTCAATTTCTTATGATTTGTGTTCTTGAATTTTTCAAGCGAGGAAATTTCAGATGCACTGGTCGCACTCTTGGGGTGGAGGCTCAACTTAGTAATTTGGCTTCAATTACTCAAGTCATTGAtccaaaacttcataaacatATAGGTATTTTATTGCATatgtatttttctatttattatttatgGTCAAATATGGAATAGAATTTTCTAACTCTAGTTGGATGGATTTTGTGATGCTTGCAAGAAATTATTAATGGAAAATGATATGATCCGGTTTTTTTGCTATTTACAGTTGAATAAAACTCACCCTCTTTTATGTTTAAGAAATGGAAAGTAACTGTTGTGTTTTAATTTTGGAGCACAGAACATATTGGTGGAGGTGACTATGTGTTTGCTTTTCGGATGCTAATGGTTCAATTTCGTCGAGAATTTTCCTTTTGTGATTCATTGTACCTATGGGAGGTGTGTTTGGTTTCTTTCTGTATTTATGGATTATAGATTATGTGATGGTGTGTGTGCGTGATGATATTTTCCCCACAAAAACAATTAATGGGATAACGATGCCGCAATTTTCTAGAGAATCTTTGTAAAATAGTGACTTAATAGCTTCAAATTTTAACAGATGATGTGGGCTCTAGAATATGATCCTCACATGTTCTTGATGTATGAAGAAGCTCAAACAGCTTCCGAGAAAGCTGCGGGCATCAAAGGAAAAGCAAAGTCAATCCGACAATGTGGAAAATACGAGagagaaaatttgaaaaatggagCAAAGAATACCGACACTCCTCTTCCTATATCAGTTTTCCTTGTCGCCAGTGTGTTGAAAGATAAAAGTACAACACTACTCCATGAAGCGCGAGGCTTGGATGATGTTGTCAAGGTTAGTCACGTGACATTTTTACCGTAAGTTGCATTGAATTAGATCTAGCAATCATTGATACAAATAgaatgaaatattttattttacctATTTCATAAACAAGCTATATGAAATTCAATGCTTCTTCATCAATTTCATAAAGACGTTTCTGTTTCTCCGCTTCTCTGATATTTAGCGAATAATTTTCCGCAGATATTGAATGACACAACAGGAAATCTAGATGCCAAAAAGGCTTGTATCGAGGCTATGAAGcttcacaaaaaatatttgaaaaaggtAATGCTTTCGATACGTCATAATCTCCAATATGTTTAATGCAATTTCTTAAACTGATTATATACTAAATATAGAAGTAAATTTTTAACTGCTGCAGGCCAAGAAAGCTTagcaccaaaaatatattttctccaTTTGGGACGATTAAATGATGCGATGCTTCTTGCATGCTGTCAATATTATTCCTTGGGAGACAATAATGGAGTCATTCAAATTTGGACCGTGATTTACAGAATTGATTAAAGTTTCCAATTAAATTCCCCGATTAAACTGTTGTATGTTAAATTCATTTCATTTCTTATTATCTTGTTCTGtatccaaaaaaaaaagcaaGTGAAATTGTGTATGAAAATAGAATGTTGTACAAACATTGTAATTTGTAACATATTTGTGATTGTATGAAAGTTTATAAAAGGTTAAAATATTATGGTTGAAGTTTTTATAAACATTAGTCCTCTCCCCGTCCAAAATTTCGAATTTCGAATTCAAATCGCATGAGAAAATCAAAGATATTGATGACagttaaaaaagagaaaaattaagCTATCAACTTAAACTAATAATAGATACACAAAAAGGCCATCTACTTTGTAATATGAACTAGATATGTACTGAACTTTTTAAAGTTCCACTCAATCTTGTATCAGATCATATATACTGTTATGTACTTTTACACAAAAAGATGCATCACTCATTATGTGATCTGTTATAGGCACACACACACCGTCTTGATGATGAGACACGAAATGCAGTTCTTACCAAAGCCACAGTTTCCAACCGATTATCGACAAAAACTCAGAAAAAGCGATCTGTTGTGAGCAAGAATGTCATAAATGCTGTGAAAATGACTGCGATGATGCTGATAGAAGATTTATGTCCTGAACCTTTAGCAGGTCTATGCGGAGGAAGTGAACATTCCATTCCATTGAAGAACACCTTAGAAGGAAAAGCGTCGCGCACGACGTTGAATTCTTTAGTGTATTTCTTGTGAAAAGAAACCACTGATTGTTGTTTCCCGGGCACCCTTGGATCTTTCGCACGAGTTCCATTAGTTTCTCCTGCTAAGTAATTCAACCCTTTCAGTCCTTGAAAGAAAATGGTTCTGATACCGGGAATTCTCGTCCCGTTAAATGAATAAACATCTTGAAAATCTTCGAAAGACCTGTCGAACTTAAGTGCGGCGAACCAATCGTCGAAGCCGAAATTCTCCCAATTGAAAAGTGTTATCCTAGCTGTCCATCCCTCCTTATGATCTGAACTTACATGCCAGTTAATACTTACAGGACAATTATCTCCACAAGGTAACTTACTTGGAACGCGCATGTGTTTGAGTTTTGCCCAAGCGCGTGCCTTTACCGTTCGGTTCTCGAAAGGGACGAGAAGTGCGTCGGGTGGAAGAAGTAAAGGCGAAGCGTTAGGATTACATTTCCTTGTATCATCGCAACCTCCACAAGCACACGTGTTACAGGGGATAGCAGATTCGTTATAGAAAGCCGAGAACGAAACGCAACACCGATTTTCTTTCGGCTTCGGTTTCGTAATGTTGCAAACTACCTGCCAACTTGCAACAGCTGTTGAGATTGCTGTAAGTCCACTAGGATCAGGAAATTGTTGTGCATCAACCCTAATTGGGGGTCCACATGCGTATTTAGGGTTAATAACTCCATCAATATGCCATTTCATTGGTGGTGTAAGTGCTGTTCTGTTATCATCAGGTGGTATTTTGAAAACTTGCAACTGAAAAATTGATCTTGCTTTGTTCTTATCCATAATAGGTGGTAAAACAGTACCATTCCTACAACACCAAGGTATTTTACCAACTTTTTCATCTTCTGCTCTTTCAGTCGGAAGATCGGAGAGAATAGGTTTCTTTTGACAGTTTGCAACCGTCGAGAAATCTAAGTCACCGTAGTATCTTCCGGCCGGACCGTATAAACATTCCGAAGGGTCTTTTATGCGAGCGTAAGCACCTTTTAGAGTGTTAATGAATTCTCCCTTTTGCCATTCCCATGTTATGTTCCAATGATCAAGACGACCTAATGGATGATTGTTGTCTATGGTTACTTGCGCGTAGTAGCTCGTGTGGAAGGCTTGAAGAACATCGTAAGATATGGTTAGATCGCCATAGCGACGGGGAAGGAACTTTGTTTTCTTATTCAGTTTAGCTTTAACTTTTGGGTCCTTTTTGCAGCATACAAACATTCTTGAACCTGCGAAATGATCCAcattataaattaaattgtaaCCGATTTTATTTACGTATCAGCCGAATAACAgacatgcatgcatgcatgcatgcaagaagagataaaaaaacaaaagataaaatacctCTACGACCAGGTTGAGGACATTTGAAGCCATCATTCATAAGCTTAATAGTTTTAGGCATAGGAGTAGCACTTGCACCAAGTCCAAACTGAGTTCCACTCATCTTAACCCTAACAGCCATTTGATTATAATCACCAGCTGTTTCAATGGCAGTTTTCAAATCTGTCATAGGATTTCCAGCAATTGTAGTTCCATTCCCTACCTCGGCCGGAAAATCCTCCGAGTCAACCGGAACAGCTCCATCCGCGGAAACAAGAATCTCCCTATGCTGAAACCCAATATACATTTTCCAATCTTTAAGTTCCTCATCTCCAACATTCATCAACGACACTTCGGCTTTAAACGCCCACGCTTGTTTCGTCACGTTTTTCACGTGCGGATATTCCTTCTCCCTTCCAGTTAAAGCATACGTTAGAAATATTCCGTCGCAGTTGTCGAGTTCAGCCACGGGCGGTGGCGGTGCTGCAACGTCATCTTGTCCATGACAGATATCGAAACCggacaacaaaaacaacaatgagAATATTAAGAGAAATGTTTTATACGAGGAAGTCTTTGCTTCCTTAATAAATTTCAtgctttgtttatttttttggttttttaaggTGTGAAGAAATGGTTACGGCCGCGGTAATACGCCGCGGCTGAAGAAGGAAAAACTATAGGGAGAAGAGAATgttatgttatgttttatttatatgaTGTAGAGGGAAAATTGGAAGAGAAAGGTGATGGTGAAAGCTATGTTCCACTAGTTTTAGCGTTTGTTTCGGAAGGACAGGTAAATTTGTTTGCTATATTTGGAGATTGTGTTTTTAAGGTTGTTTGTATATTGTATTAATAATGTAATTTGTTTTTGGTTGTTGTAAAGAAACAAatgaaggaaagaaaagaaagttAGTAATGAACTGTGTTGTTACTTTTATGTGAACTTTCTTGCTAAATTATGATGAGCTATAGTTTGAACAAATAACTATTTTTCCTCGAAAAATAAGGTGACATGAACCAATTATGATGGTTTTTGTGTATTAGTTAATTAAGCTAAATTTAGTAATTTGGTTGTTCATGAAGGAATACAATAAGGTTGTTTTATAATCAAACAAAATATTCTTGATTAtactaattttaataatatttgtcaaaaagttattattattattattattattattattattattattattattattattattattattattattgtattttatgaAGAGAATTTAGTTAATATGTTTTTTAAGacatatcttaataattaaagtaaaaaaatacatttctaataaaattttgacctttattttgaattggtttttttatgttttgttttttaaaatggaTCATTTATGTGACATTCTATTTGCATTATTAATCGTTAAATTATCCATTTTACAATGTGCACTTGCTAAAAGGATAATACATGACAATTGCTTGTGATTAAAGGCTATCAGATGCTTTAAGATTTGTTATAGAGTTGAGAGCTTACGGGGGTACGGGGATAAGAGGTTAGAAGATATGTATATGTGATTTCCTTCTGAGAGAATTAGATTGCCCCACTTAATTTCAGTGTTAAATTTCGGGCAACAATTAATGCAACAGATGCGAACAACGCATTTAATAAaagaataatattaattaaattttccaATTTGAGTTACCAAAAAATAATGCATCACCAAAGCTTAAGTCTAGGCCAAACCAAACTAAGTCGAACCGGATGAATAGAAAACGGCAGCTGGAGCGTGGGTATGATGATTTTTGGTGGTGCATTTGCTCCCTTTTGCAAAATTGTGTACCCCTTAGGGCTCACCTCAAAAGTCGACTCTCCTTTATATAAGCATTACTAAAATGTGTTATCCCTCCAATATGAGACTTTAAGGAAATTTTTCTAATTCATATTTTCACACAATAGGCCATCCTCATATTTATTTCTTACCAATTTCAAGtcaatttatcttttaatttccaACAATCCATCATTTGAATTTAAAAAGTGTTTCAGAAGTAACGTCAAAtgtttctaagattgtgcatcAACAGAGATGTCTATAACTTAAACCTTTGCATGGTAACTAGGATTCTTATTCAACAAGAGTGAATCATATTCTTGAATTCTATCTCAGACATTAAACCCACTCATTACCTTTTATTAGAATATATTCTATTAGTATGTGATTTAATGGCCAAGCACGTCAATCCtagtttagtgaaggctctagaaATCTCACCTCAAAGTTGTATAAGAACAAGCCTAAGTTTCACAATCACACATGTGAGTCTACCAAGAGTACTCTTTTAGCTTGGTACTATACTCATACAgagtataattttaattaaaagtttCTATCATCTCATTCTCTTATCGATTCATGATTCATGCTTCTTATATTTATACTAGCATGCTCATCTCATAGTACTCGCAACTTGTTACTACTCATTAAAATCAATTCTTGGGATGTCTAGTCTTTTAGATTGAGTTATCATCATGAGTAACTCAGTTATCTATATGCATTAGTCTCATCTTCTTAGATGTATTACGAACTTTCTCTCTACCTATTCCTTTCATCAAAGAATCTGCTAAATTTTTATCATTATAtacatgatccactcttacaGTGCCTTAGTAGTATACAAGTGTTTGTGATTCGTAAGCACCTCTTAGCTTTTGTTGCATTAATTGAAAATGATTACGTTTGAAGATGATCCTCAAACAGAAGGAGGAGTACCAACAAGTGCTAAGTGTTATGCAAGGGGACAAGTTCAAACT is part of the Vicia villosa cultivar HV-30 ecotype Madison, WI linkage group LG2, Vvil1.0, whole genome shotgun sequence genome and encodes:
- the LOC131653614 gene encoding uncharacterized protein LOC131653614 codes for the protein MWRDPGVSADSFYQTRPDCTDVPISRFKIKPGKTLSPRKWHAAFSQEGYLDIGKTLRRIYRGGVHPSIRGEVWEFLLGCYDPKSTFDERDQIRQRRRRQYATWKEECRQLFPLVGSGRFITSPVITDDGQPIPDPLVLPETNTANGLTVLPQDDNRLSSINSANNLENVTDKKLIQWMLTLHQIGLDVVRTDRTMVFYEKQENLSKLWDILVVYAWIDKEVGYGQGMSDLCSPMIILLDDEADAFWCFERLMRRLRGNFRCTGRTLGVEAQLSNLASITQVIDPKLHKHIEHIGGGDYVFAFRMLMVQFRREFSFCDSLYLWEMMWALEYDPHMFLMYEEAQTASEKAAGIKGKAKSIRQCGKYERENLKNGAKNTDTPLPISVFLVASVLKDKSTTLLHEARGLDDVVKILNDTTGNLDAKKACIEAMKLHKKYLKKAKKA
- the LOC131653613 gene encoding COBRA-like protein 10, producing MKFIKEAKTSSYKTFLLIFSLLFLLSGFDICHGQDDVAAPPPPVAELDNCDGIFLTYALTGREKEYPHVKNVTKQAWAFKAEVSLMNVGDEELKDWKMYIGFQHREILVSADGAVPVDSEDFPAEVGNGTTIAGNPMTDLKTAIETAGDYNQMAVRVKMSGTQFGLGASATPMPKTIKLMNDGFKCPQPGRRGSRMFVCCKKDPKVKAKLNKKTKFLPRRYGDLTISYDVLQAFHTSYYAQVTIDNNHPLGRLDHWNITWEWQKGEFINTLKGAYARIKDPSECLYGPAGRYYGDLDFSTVANCQKKPILSDLPTERAEDEKVGKIPWCCRNGTVLPPIMDKNKARSIFQLQVFKIPPDDNRTALTPPMKWHIDGVINPKYACGPPIRVDAQQFPDPSGLTAISTAVASWQVVCNITKPKPKENRCCVSFSAFYNESAIPCNTCACGGCDDTRKCNPNASPLLLPPDALLVPFENRTVKARAWAKLKHMRVPSKLPCGDNCPVSINWHVSSDHKEGWTARITLFNWENFGFDDWFAALKFDRSFEDFQDVYSFNGTRIPGIRTIFFQGLKGLNYLAGETNGTRAKDPRVPGKQQSVVSFHKKYTKEFNVVRDAFPSKVFFNGMECSLPPHRPAKGSGHKSSISIIAVIFTAFMTFLLTTDRFF